In the Hordeum vulgare subsp. vulgare chromosome 7H, MorexV3_pseudomolecules_assembly, whole genome shotgun sequence genome, one interval contains:
- the LOC123407737 gene encoding uncharacterized protein LOC123407737 → MASGGYGGPYTSSYYQYQPAAAPFYYYAQQPARGGGSGSRPPVHLFLLLATLLLLAATSLYARCEAAVEAVLQQLRPLLVLSPLLLIVAAQLWVAASGDHGGRGGGALAYLLSQVAPGDQYHRSGRGAAYGRWDGGSSSSSPWGVALALALVLILVSYQSSFQEWRLFPLRGR, encoded by the coding sequence ATGGCGAGCGGCGGCTACGGCGGCCCCTACACCTCCTCCTACTACCAGTACCAGCCCGCGGCCGCGCCCTTCTACTACTACGCGCAGCAGCCGGCgaggggcggcggctcgggctcgcGCCCGCCGGTGCACCTCTTCCTCCTGCTCgcgacgctcctcctcctcgccgccacctCGCTGTACGCGCGgtgcgaggcggcggtggaggccGTGCTCCAGCAGCTCCGCCCGCTGCTCGTCCTGTCCCCGCTGCTGCTCATCGTCGCCGCGCAGCTCTGGGTGGCGGCCAGCGGCGACCATGGAGGGCGAGGCGGAGGCGCGCTCGCGTACCTCCTCTCGCAGGTGGCGCCGGGCGACCAGTACCACCGGAGCGGCCGTGGTGCGGCGTACGGACGGTGGGACGGcggctcgtcgtcgtcgtcgccgtgggGAGTGGCGCTGGCGCTGGCGCTCGTCCTGATCTTGGTCTCGTACCAGTCCTCGTTCCAGGAGTGGCGGCTGTTCCCGCTGCGCGGCCGGTGA